A genomic window from Colletotrichum destructivum chromosome 7, complete sequence includes:
- a CDS encoding Putative AMP-dependent synthetase/ligase domain, AMP-binding, AMP-binding enzyme domain, ANL, producing the protein MDFLAPDPVLLHARLRPTGLACIDLSTNRRWTYAELNADVQRVTTVLRGLGGGGIQTGDRVATVSANSVHQIILHHALARLGAVHVPLNWRLARPELAKLLLDCTPVLLLTDLLEPDPPGLLPLGCRHISFSSFAAAVDAAEPGPRLDARPSTETRVILYTSGTSGAPKGVRLTAQSMLATTWNFGVLTEVDAGSVFLCDGPMFHLMGLIAQTGPAVMHGGTCIVSPKFNPEVTNARLSDAGLRVTHYFCVPQMAEALARAPNFDPSEWATLKALFTGGAPNPPARVRWWLGRGVRMVDGYGSTEIGTASGMPLSRDLIGVKAGSVGLPGPLTAVRVVDDRDRDVPVGAPGEILVSGPSVTPGYWNRRDEDVAAFTDDGWFRTGDVGRVDEDGYIFLIDRRKNMFISGGENVYPAEVEAALAEHPGVVDVAVVGVPDQLWGEAGRAYVIAAPGSQLAHADLVSHCQTLLARFKVPRETVFVGEFPRTGSGKVQKHLLAEDSVARL; encoded by the coding sequence ATGGATTTCCTCGCCCCGGATCCAGTCCTGCTTCATGCACGTTTACGGCCGACCGGCCTGGCCTGCATCGACCTCTCGACCAACCGCCGGTGGACGTATGCGGAACTCAACGCCGACGTCCAGCGCGTGACGACCGTCCTGCGCGGACTGGGGGGTGGTGGTATCCAGACCGGTGACAGAGTGGCCACCGTCTCCGCCAACAGCGTCCATCAGATCATCCTGCACCACGCCCTCGCGAGACTGGGCGCCGTCCACGTCCCGCTCAACTGGCGACTCGCCCGGCCcgagctcgccaagctgctgctcgactgCACGcccgtccttctcctcacTGATCTGCTCGAGCCCGACCCACCGGGCCTGCTGCCCCTTGGCTGCCGCCACATCAGCTTCTCCAGTTTCGCTGCGGCCGTGGACGCCGCAGAGCCCGGCCCTCGCCTGGACGCGCGACCCTCGACCGAGACGAGGGTCATCCTCTACACGTCAGGAACGTCCGGGGCGCCCAAGGGCGTCCGGTTGACGGCCCAGTCCATGCTAGCCACGACGTGGAACTTTGGCGTCCTGACCGAGGTGGATGCCGGgagcgtcttcctctgcGACGGGCCCATGTTCCACCTGATGGGCCTCATCGCCCAGACGGGGCCGGCCGTGATGCACGGCGGCACATGCATCGTGTCGCCCAAGTTCAACCCCGAGGTCACCAACGCCCGCCTCAGCGACGCGGGGTTGCGCGTCACGCATTACTTCTGCGTGCCCCAGATGGCCGAAGCCCTCGCCCGCGCACCCAACTTTGACCCGTCGGAATGGGCCACCCTGAAGGCGCTGTTCACCGGCGGGGCCCCGAACCCGCCAGCCCGCGTCAGGTGGTGGCTGGGCCGCGGTGTCCGGATGGTCGATGGCTACGGTTCGACCGAGATCGGGACGGCTTCCGGCATGCCGCTGTCCCGTGATCTCATCGGCGTCAAAGCCGGTTCTGTGGGTCTCCCAGGCCCGTTGACAGCGGTCCGAGTGGTCGACGATCGGGACCGGGATGTTCCCGTTGGTGCGCCGGGCGAGATCCTAGTGTCGGGTCCGAGCGTCACCCCCGGCTACTGGAACCGGcgggacgaggacgtcgccgctTTCACGGACGATGGATGGTTTCGGACCGGCGACGTCGGAcgggtcgacgaggacgggtACATCTTTCTCATCGACCGGCGCAAGAACATGTTCATCTCGGGGGGAGAGAACGTGTATCctgccgaggtcgaggccgcgctGGCCGAGCACCCCggtgtcgtcgacgtcgcagTGGTCGGCGTGCCGGACCAGCTCTGGGGCGAGGCGGGGCGCGCCTACGTGATCGCGGCACCGGGCTCCCAGCTCGCTCACGCAGACTTGGTCAGTCATTGCCAGACGCTGCTTGCTCGGTTCAAGGTACCGCGAGAGACTGTGTTTGTAGGGGAGTTCCCGCGGACAGGCTCGGGCAAGGTGCAAAAGCATCTCTTGGCAGAAGACTCGGTAGCAAGACTGTAA
- a CDS encoding Putative major facilitator superfamily, MFS transporter superfamily has product MGASTPPPESPRASRPSNVGDTARTRDSSATRVGPSFDAEKAQYPLGEESENRSNNGAAFFQDGPGRDEETEGTRGHGDLTAASSSRKQPEYTADGKRVMTEDECYHLLGYSWPARKKWMLLSSIFAVQVSMNFNTSVYPSAVTPLSEAFHISEQAARTGQCAFLVLYAFGCELWAPWSEEFGRWKILQCSLFLVNMWQILAALAPNFGSIVVARALGGLSSAGGSVTLGMVADLYQPEEQQWAVLFVVLSSVFGTSVGPVVGGPIQKFLPWYWNFWIQLIFGAVVQFVHFFMPESRATIIMDREARRRRRSGEDTNIYGPNEVKKPRLSMHEFAITWMRPFEMFVREPIVLSCSLLSGFSDALIFTFQEGFTPVFNKWGFGTLQKAWAFIPINIGYVLAYISYVPWIIRDHRVMRAKGPDALAPERRLKWLLYLAPLETIGLFGFAWTSMGPPESHWIAPMIFSCLIAIANFAIYMSTVDYMIAAYGPYSASATGGNGFARDFLAGVAAMYSTPLYENIGDSRHTEYASTVLACLAFLVTIPVYLIYWKGPVIRERSKFAQSLSEDRRAKGGRRVVAAPEEQLEPKNI; this is encoded by the exons ATGGGGGCTTCCACACCACCTCCCGAAAGCCCGCGGGCCTCCCGGCCGAGTAACGTCGGCGACACGGCCCGGACACGGGACAGCAGCGCGACGCGAGTCGGTCCGagcttcgacgccgagaaaGCCCAGTACCCGCTCGGAGAAGAGTCCGAGAACCGGTCCAACAACGGGGCTGCCTTCTTCCAAGACGGACCAGGCCGGGATGAGGAGACCGAAGGAACCCGGGGCCACGGCGAcctgacggcggcgagcagcagccggaAACAGCCCGAGTACACCGCCGACGGGAAGCGTGTCATGACCGAGGACGAGTGCTACCACCTGCTCGGCTACTCTTGGCCGGCGCGGAAGAAGTGGATgctcctctcctccatcttcgcCGTCCAGGTCTCGATGAACTTCAACACCAGCGTCTACCCGAGCGCCGTCACCCCGCTCAGCGAGGCGTTCCACAtcagcgagcaggccgccCGTACGGGCCAGTGCGCCTTTCTCGTCCTCTACGCCTTCGGCTGCGAGCTCTGGGCGCCTTGGAGCGAGGAGTTTGGGCGATGGAAGATTTTGCA GTGCTCTCTGTTCTTGGTCAACATGTGGCAGATCCTCGCCGCGTTAGCTCCTAACTTTggcagcatcgtcgtcgcccgagCACTG GGCGGTCTcagctcggccggcggcagcgtcacCCTCGGCATGGTCGCCGACCTCTACCAGCCCGAAGAACAGCAATGggccgtcctcttcgtcgtcctctcgTCCGTGTTCGGCACATCCGTCGGCCCCGTCGTGGGCGGCCCGATCCAAAAGTTCCTCCCCTGGTACTGGAACTTTTGGATCCAGCtcatcttcggcgccgtcgtccagtTCGTCCACTTCTTCATGCCCGAGAGCCgcgccaccatcatcatggaCCGAGAGgccaggcgccgccgcagatCCGGCGAGGACACCAACATCTACGGGCCCAACGAGGTCAAGAAGCCGCGTCTGTCCATGCACGAGTTCGCCATCACGTGGATGCGCCCCTTTGAGATGTTCGTCCGCGAGCCCATCGTGCTGTCCTGCTCTCTGCTTTCGGGGTTCTCCGACGCCCTGATCTTCACCTTCCAGGAGGGCTTCACTCCCGTCTTTAACAAGTGGGGGTTCGGAACCCTCCAGAAGGCCTGGGCCTTCATCCCCATCAACATCGGCTACGTTCTGGCGTACATCTCCTACGTACCCTGGATCATCAGAGACCACCGCGTCATGAGGGCAAAGGGGCCCGACGCGCTGGCCCCCGAGCGTCGTCTGAAATGGCTTCTGTATCTCGCGCCCCTTGAGACGATCGGCCTCTTCGGCTTCGCCTGGACGTCGATGGGGCCGCCAGAGTCTCACTGGATCGCACCCATGATCTTCTCGTGCCtgatcgccatcgccaacttCGCCATCTACATGAGCACGGTGGACTACATGATCGCCGCCTACGGTCCGtactcggcctcggccaccggcggcaacggcttCGCCCGggacttcctcgccggcgtggcCGCCATGTACTCGACCCCCCTCTACGAGAACATTGGCGACTCCCGCCACACCGAGTACGCGAGCACAGTTCTCGCTTGCCTCGCGTTCTTGGTCACGATCCCGGTGTATCTCATCTACTGGAAGGGCCCCGTCATCCGGGAGAGGTCCAAGTTCGCGCAGTCTCTCAGCGAGGATCGACGCGCCaagggcggccgccgcgtcgtTGCGGCTCccgaggagcagctggaGCCGAAAAATATCTGA